A stretch of DNA from Ancylobacter polymorphus:
GAGGAACTCGGACTCGATCACTTCGAGGGACGATCATGGACGGGGCTGCACCGGCACGCGCTCATGACCATGATCGCCTATGCCTTCCTTCAATCCCGTCGCCTCAAACAGGCGAAGCGGGAAAAAATGAATCCAGGGCCCGCCACCTCAGCCGACCCTGCCAGCCATCTGCACGGCCATCATCGCCGCCCTCGAACGGCCGCCGCCAACACGATGTCCGCACTGCCGCAGGCCGCTCAGCTCTAAAAATATGCCAAAGTAGTGCTAGAAGCGGTCGTTCCATTTTCCACCCCCAGCCGGTCATCGCCGGGGGGATCCCCATCACCAGCGGAACGGCGCAATCGGGGCCGTCAGGAGACTGTACGCTATTTCGGCGCCGGGGGACCGAAGCGGCCGTCGGTCCGACGCAAGAAGTTTGTGGGGCCTTCGGAGCGCATCGCAGGGCATTATGCAATCCTCTAGGGGAATCTCATTAAGCACCACAAGGCCATGGACGATGTAACCAAATGGCTTACTCTGCTACACTGGCGCCATACGCCGGAGTTGACCACTCGCCCAAGGTGTTCCCGATAAGCGGCTTCCAGCTTGAGCGCTTGTCCAATAGGAAAACCGACGACGCATGACCCAGTCAGGGGCAACTCAGAGCAAATGACAAGGAAGATTTTGTGTCGAATGTTCATCCGGCGCCATTTCGAATTCTGAGCCTCGACGGTGGCGGCGCCAAGGGATTTTACTCGCTCGGTGTCCTGCGAGAAATCGAGGGCCTTGCCGGCAAGCGCCTGTGCGAAGTCTTCGACCTGATCTTCGGGACAAGTACGGGGGCAATCATCGCGTCGTTGCTTGCCCTCGGGCACTCAGTCGACGAGATTCACGCGTTGTACGCAGAGCACGTCGTGCGGGTCATGAAGCGCAAGTCATCGCCCGAGAAGACCGCTGCGCTCTCGGACCTTGCTCGCGAGGTCTACCGCGACACCCAGTTCGATGCTGTGAAAACGGGCATCGGCATCGTCGCCACGAAGTGGGAGATAGAGCGCCCCATGATCTTCAAGGCGAGCGTTGCCCAAGCACATGGTCGCAAGGGCACGTTTGTTCCCGGCTTCGGCGTGCCGGTGGGCGACGCGGTTGTCGCCTCATGCTCGGCCTACCCCTTCTTCGAACGAAAGTTGGTGACCACCGCCCAGGGCGACCGCGTGGAGCTGGTCGACGGGGGCTATTGCGCCAACAATCCCACGCTCTACGCGATCGCAGACGCCTTGAGCGCGATGGAGCAGCCCGCCGCCGCGCTACGCGTTGTCAGCGTCGGAGTTGGTGTCTACCCGCAACCCAAGCCAACCTTATTTAGTACAATGTGGTTCGCGCGATATCTGAAAAGTGTACAGCTCCTCCAAAAGACACTTGAAATAAATACCCAGTCGATGGATCAGCTTCGGCACATTCTATACAAGCACGTTCCAACCGTCCGCATCAGCGACACTTTCGAGCGGCCGGAGATGGCTACCGATTTGTTCGAGCACGATCTCGACAAACTTAATCTATTGCGTCAACGCGGGGTAGAGTCATTCGCTAAACGGGAACTGGAGCTTGCGGCGTTGCTGGCGTAGACGGGCTGAGCCCTTGCTGGCCAAGCTGCTTTGTAAGGGCTCGTCACGCCTCCTGTTCATGGTTTGTGCTTGAGCCCGGCACGCTACGTCGGTAGGCTAAAGGATACAACAAGCTGCGGATGGGGTCCGTCCAACGGCTTCGATTCGCCAGAGGAAGACTATGTACGACGCGTCTGCTGAACTGCTGGGCTACCACGATGCCGAGGTGAACCTACCCAGCACCGAGCGCACCAACATGCGCAAGCGGCGGGAC
This window harbors:
- a CDS encoding patatin-like phospholipase family protein; the encoded protein is MSNVHPAPFRILSLDGGGAKGFYSLGVLREIEGLAGKRLCEVFDLIFGTSTGAIIASLLALGHSVDEIHALYAEHVVRVMKRKSSPEKTAALSDLAREVYRDTQFDAVKTGIGIVATKWEIERPMIFKASVAQAHGRKGTFVPGFGVPVGDAVVASCSAYPFFERKLVTTAQGDRVELVDGGYCANNPTLYAIADALSAMEQPAAALRVVSVGVGVYPQPKPTLFSTMWFARYLKSVQLLQKTLEINTQSMDQLRHILYKHVPTVRISDTFERPEMATDLFEHDLDKLNLLRQRGVESFAKRELELAALLA